From a single Opisthocomus hoazin isolate bOpiHoa1 chromosome 6, bOpiHoa1.hap1, whole genome shotgun sequence genomic region:
- the LOC142361579 gene encoding uncharacterized protein LOC142361579 — protein MMRLRLLCYLTMALCLVPVYFGAPYRSILPNWVIARIEVCAEDPKKPADVAESTASTWGSSNAPSSCYRLVSFRMHIVPKDLKEPPSVAKSTASKWGSSIGLPSLPRWMRFRTDVVPEHQKEPPSVAESVASKWSSSIGLPGLRRWFRFGNDVVPEPLKEPPVVAESQASKWSSIIGLPSLHRWFRFGTDIIPEHQKEPPVVTESQASRWSSSIGLPSLRRWFRFGTDVVPEHLKEPPVVAESVASKWGSSIGVPGVHRWVRFRMDVLPEGLKQPPVNAESTASDLPYPLGQLWDCLAQMGIAWLLCRAFQTVWLLCVAWIALRLWRNARGPQGQGRGWTASSCTGTVCCRKATVSTYELLCWLEANMALLARCQRRLYRLRLKELQHPCSEEKVA, from the exons ATGATGAGACTCAGACTGCTTTGCTACCTCACCATGGCTCTCTGCTTGGTGCCTGTGTACTTTGGTGCTCCTTACCGTTCCATCCTCCCCAACTGGGTCATTGCTAGGATAGAGGTCTGTGCTGAAGACCCGAAGAAGCCGGCCGATGTCGCCGAAAGCACGGCCTCCACGTGGGGCAGCAGCAATGCCCCTTCCAGCTGCTACAGATTGGTCAGCTTCCGGATGCACATCGTTCCTAAAGACCTGAAGGAGCCACCCAGTGTTGCCAAAAGCACGGCCTCCAAGTGGGGCAGCAGCATTGGTCTTCCCAGCCTCCCCAGATGGATGAGGTTCAGGACAGACGTCGTTCCTGAACACCAGAAGGAGCCACCCAGTGTCGCTGAGAGCGTGGCCTCCAAATGGAGCAGCAGCATTGGTCTTCCCGGCCTCCGCAGATGGTTCAGGTTCGGGAACGACGTCGTGCCTGAACCACTGAAGGAGCCGCCCGTTGTCGCCGAGAGTCAGGCCTCCAAATGGAGCAGCATTATTGGCCTTCCCAGCCTCCACAGATGGTTCAGGTTCGGGACGGACATCATTCCTGAACACCAGAAGGAGCCACCCGTTGTCACCGAGAGTCAGGCCTCCAGATGGAGCAGCAGCATTGGCCTTCCCAGCCTCCGCAGATGGTTCAGGTTCGGGACAGATGTCGTTCCTGAACACCTGAAGGAGCCACCCGTTGTCGCCGAGAGCGTGGCCTCCAAATGGGGCAGCAGCATTGGTGTACCCGGCGTCCACAGATGGGTCAGGTTCAGGATGGACGTCCTTCCTGAGGGCCTGAAGCAACCACCTGTTAACGCAGAGAGCACAGCCTCTGACCTGCCCTACCCTCTGGGACAGCTTTGGGACTGCCTTGCCCAGATGGGCATCGCCTGGCTGCTTTGCAGGGCCTTCCAAACCGTGTGGCTGCTCTGCGTGGCCTGGATTGCGCTTCGCCTCTGGAGAAATGCGAGGGGACCCCAAGGACAG GGAAGGGGATGGACGGCCTCATCTTGCACGGGGACAGTCTGCTGCAGAAAGGCCACCGTCTCCACATACGAACTGCTCTGCTGGCTGGAGGCCAACATGGCCCTGTTGGCCAGGTGCCAGAGACGTCTCTACCGCCTCCGCCTGAAAGAGCTCCAACACCCGTGCTCTGAGGAGAAGGTGGCATGA
- the UCK2 gene encoding uridine-cytidine kinase 2 has product MAGDSEQRLEEQGQPGGGEPFLIGVSGGTASGKSSVCSKIVQLLGQNEVDYRQKQVVIVSQDSFYRVLTSEQKSKALKGQFNFDHPDAFDNELIVKTLKEITEGKTVQIPVYDFVSHSRKEETVTVYPADVVLFEGILAFYSQEVRDLFRMKLFVDTDADTRLSRRVLRDISERGRDLEQILSQYITFVKPAFEEFCLPTKKYADVIIPRGADNEVAINLIVQHIQDILNGGLSKRQSNGYLNGYTPPRQRQPSESSSRPH; this is encoded by the exons ATGGCGGGGGACAgcgagcagcggctggaggagcaggggcagcccggcggcggggagcccttCCTCATCGGGGTCAGCGGCGGCACGGCCAGCGGCAAG TCCTCAGTATGCTCCAAGATCGTCCAGCTGCTGGGCCAGAACGAGGTGGACTACCGCCAGAAGCAGGTGGTGATCGTGAGCCAAGACAGCTTCTACCGGGTCCTCACCTCAGAGCAGAAATCCAAAGCGCTCAAAGGGCAGTTCAATTTTGACCACCCAG ATGCCTTTGACAACGAGCTGATCGTGAAAACGCTCAAAGAGATCACAGAAGGGAAGACAGTCCAGATTCCCGTCTATGACTTTGTCTCCCACTCCAG GAAAGAGGAGACTGTGACCGTCTACCCTGCCGACGTGGTGCTCTTCGAGGGCATCCTGGCCTTCTACAGCCAGGAGGTGCGGGATCTCTTCCGCATGAAGCTCTTTGTGGACACAGACGCAGACACCCGGCTGTCCCGCAGAG TGCTACGAGACATCAGCGAGCGAGGCAGGGACCTCGAGCAGATCTTATCTCAGTACATCACCTTCGTCAAGCCTGCCTTCGAGGAGTTCTGTTTGCCA ACCAAGAAGTATGCTGACGTGATCATTCCCAGAGGAGCAGACAATGAAG TGGCCATAAACCTGATAGTGCAGCACATCCAGGACATTCTTAACGGAGGACTCAGCAAACGCCAGAGCAACGGCTACCTGAACGGCTACACTCCTCCCCGCCAGCGGCAGCCCTCAGAGTCCAGCAGCCGGCCTCACTGA